A genomic region of Serinus canaria isolate serCan28SL12 chromosome 1A, serCan2020, whole genome shotgun sequence contains the following coding sequences:
- the WASHC3 gene encoding WASH complex subunit 3 isoform X1, producing the protein MDEDGLPIVGSGIDLTKVPAIQQKRTVAFLNQFVVHTVQFLNRFSTVCEEKLSALSLRIQQIETTLNILDAKLSSIPGLEDVKFEVSSANVNSVTNGPVAQTATDQQTAGSPQPGQNNTQEEGLQKTEVVTENVTTVAKDPRYARYLKMVQVGVPVMAIRNKMISEGLNPDLLETPDAPVPAWGDDGKAEDSSDSESSFSD; encoded by the exons ATGGACGAGGACGGGCTGCCCATCGTGGGCTCCGGCATTGACCTCACCAAG GTTCCTGCTATTCAGCAGAAAAGAACTGTAGCATTTCTAAACCAGTTTGTGGTTCACACAGTGCAGTTTCTCAACCGCTTTTCTACTGTTTGTGAGGAG AAATTGTCAGCACTCTCTCTCCGTATCCAACAAATTGAGACCACGCTCAATATTCTGGATGCAAAG TTATCCTCAATTCCTGGCCTAGAAGATGTGAAATTTGAAGTGTCCAGTGCAAATGTGAACAGTGTTACAAATGGCCCCGTGGCACAGACTGCTACAGATCAACAGACAGCTGGATCACCTCAGCCTGGA CAGAACAATACACAAGAAGAAGGGTTACAGAAAACAGAGGTAGTAACAGAAAACGTCACAACTGTGGCCAAGGATCCAAGATATGCCAGATACCTCAAAATGGTACAAGTG GGTGTTCCTGTAATGGCAATACGAAACAAAATGATTTCCGAGGGGCTAAATCCAGATCTTCTTGA GACCCCAGATgcccctgtgcctgcctggggagATGATGGCAAAGCAGAAGACAGTTCTGACAGTGAATCTTCATTCAGTGACTGA
- the WASHC3 gene encoding WASH complex subunit 3 isoform X2, protein MDEDGLPIVGSGIDLTKVPAIQQKRTVAFLNQFVVHTVQFLNRFSTVCEEKLSALSLRIQQIETTLNILDAKLSSIPGLEDVKFEVSSANVNSVTNGPVAQTATDQQTAGSPQPGNNTQEEGLQKTEVVTENVTTVAKDPRYARYLKMVQVGVPVMAIRNKMISEGLNPDLLETPDAPVPAWGDDGKAEDSSDSESSFSD, encoded by the exons ATGGACGAGGACGGGCTGCCCATCGTGGGCTCCGGCATTGACCTCACCAAG GTTCCTGCTATTCAGCAGAAAAGAACTGTAGCATTTCTAAACCAGTTTGTGGTTCACACAGTGCAGTTTCTCAACCGCTTTTCTACTGTTTGTGAGGAG AAATTGTCAGCACTCTCTCTCCGTATCCAACAAATTGAGACCACGCTCAATATTCTGGATGCAAAG TTATCCTCAATTCCTGGCCTAGAAGATGTGAAATTTGAAGTGTCCAGTGCAAATGTGAACAGTGTTACAAATGGCCCCGTGGCACAGACTGCTACAGATCAACAGACAGCTGGATCACCTCAGCCTGGA AACAATACACAAGAAGAAGGGTTACAGAAAACAGAGGTAGTAACAGAAAACGTCACAACTGTGGCCAAGGATCCAAGATATGCCAGATACCTCAAAATGGTACAAGTG GGTGTTCCTGTAATGGCAATACGAAACAAAATGATTTCCGAGGGGCTAAATCCAGATCTTCTTGA GACCCCAGATgcccctgtgcctgcctggggagATGATGGCAAAGCAGAAGACAGTTCTGACAGTGAATCTTCATTCAGTGACTGA